A window of Panicum virgatum strain AP13 chromosome 8K, P.virgatum_v5, whole genome shotgun sequence contains these coding sequences:
- the LOC120646450 gene encoding double-stranded RNA-binding protein 8-like has product MPGGETPTSFQSTIFFSHIKSTPTTSHSASHPRTTTPRNAAAQNPPSSPLLLQAAARRAIDGGRAAPPDATTNFSPWPIVVVTPAGIRVENCYVFKSRLQEYAQKAGLPTPEYHTLKEGPSHEPIFKSTVVVNNTKYDSLPGFFSRKAAEQSAAEVALLEIVKSVPATETRSIPAVQETGLCKNLLQEYAQKMNYAIPSYICSKQASGVAPFVCTVEIGGIQYIGAAARTKKDAEIKAARTALLAIQGQSEGCANGATKYIVVPGQRQVKETDKKPLETLKSLKVKKSGGKKKWNKRKFLRKTDQIVDDEKDGAREAGDVHDCDVPMQASRDSIMLHPEEEARIVEQELLRDMTMLQADKEARSVKQGLPMLQHHEEARRVEPDLSRDAAMVQFSKEVVMLQSDEEARIIEPEPPRDPAMAEPKEAARCVEQEPLGSAEVVKHNMEARAVEQESVSTYVALQFDRDQAK; this is encoded by the exons CCagtcaacaatatttttctctcacatcaaatcaACACCAACCACCAGCCATTCAGCA AGCCACCCACGCACAACCACCCCTAGAAACGCCGCCGCACAGAACCCTCCTTCCTCACCCCTACtcctccaggcggcggcgcggagggctATAGACGGCGGACGCGCGGCGCCGCCCGATGCCACCACGAACTTCTCCCCTTGGCCCATCGTCGTGGTCACTCCCGCCGGGATCA GGGTTGAGAATTGCTACGTATTCAAGAGCCGCCTGCAAGAGTACGCGCAGAAAGCTGGTCTCCCAACCCCTGAGTATCATACCCTCAAAGAGGGCCCGTCCCACGAACCAATATTCAAGTCCACAGTGGTCGTTAACAACACCAAGTATGATTCGCTGCCTGGATTCTTCAGCCGAAAGGCTGCAGAACAGTCGGCCGCTGAAGTTGCGCTTCTGGAGATAGTCAAGTCTGTTCCAGCAACCGAAACCAGAAGCATCCCAGCAGTA CAAGAGACTGGCCTGTGCAAGAATCTTCTTCAGGAGTATGCTCAGAAGATGAATTACGCCATTCCATCTTACATTTGCTCTAAGCAAGCTTCAGGCGTAGCTCCTTTCGTATGCACTGTTGAGATTGGTGGCATACAATACATAGGTGCTGCAGCTAGAACAAAGAAGGATGCAGAGATAAAAGCTGCCCGAACAGCTCTTCTTGCAATCCAGG GTCAATCAGAAGGTTGTGCAAATGGTGCCACGAAGTACATTGTTGTTCCTGGACAAAGGCAGGTTAAGGAGACAGATAAAAAGCCACTTGAAACCCTCAAATCACTTAAAGTCAAGAAAAGTGGTGGAAAAAAGAAATGGAACAAGCGGAAATTCTTGAGGAAGACCGACCAGATTGTTGATGATGAAAAGGATGGAGCTAGGGAGGCTGGGGATGTTCATGATTGTGATGTCCCAATGCAGGCATCCAGAGACAGTATAATGCTGCATCCTGAAGAGGAAGCTAGAATAGTGGAACAGGAGCTTCTTAGAGATATGACAATGCTGCAAGCTGATAAGGAAGCTAGAAGTGTAAAGCAGGGGCTTCCAATGCTTCAACACCATGAGGAAGCTAGAAGAGTAGAACCTGACTTATCTAGAGACGCTGCAATGGTTCAATTTAGTAAGGAAGTTGTAATGCTACAATCTGATGAGGAAGCTAGGATAATAGAACCGGAGCCACCTAGAGATCCTGCAATGGCCGAACCTAAGGAGGCAGCTAGATGTGTAGAACAGGAGCCACTCGGTAGCGCTGAAGTGGTGAAGCATAACATGGAAGCTAGAGCTGTAGAGCAGGAGTCAGTGAGCACCTATGTAGCATTGCAATTTGATAGGGACCAAGCAAAATGA